A window of the Salipiger sp. H15 genome harbors these coding sequences:
- a CDS encoding NADH:ubiquinone reductase (Na(+)-transporting) subunit D: protein MAQQTRKSQLVDPLIDNNPITLQVLGICSALAVTSSLKVALVMAIAVTLVTAFSSMFISMLRNQIPSSIRIIVQMVIIASLVIVVDQLLKAYAYEISKTLSVFVGLIITNCIVMGRAEAFAMSNPPVASFVDGIGNGAGYGLILMVVGVIRELFGSGSLFGVTILPTVNNGGWYVPNGLLLLPPSAFFVIGLLIWAIRTWKPGQVEEREYKIQSVEAH, encoded by the coding sequence CCTGCAGGTGCTGGGCATCTGTTCGGCGCTCGCGGTGACCTCCTCGCTGAAGGTGGCGCTGGTGATGGCCATCGCCGTGACGCTGGTGACCGCCTTCTCGTCGATGTTCATCTCGATGCTGCGCAACCAGATCCCGAGCTCGATCCGGATCATCGTGCAGATGGTCATCATCGCCTCGCTGGTGATCGTGGTGGACCAGCTGCTCAAGGCCTATGCCTACGAGATCTCGAAGACCCTGTCGGTCTTCGTCGGCCTGATCATCACGAACTGCATCGTGATGGGTCGCGCCGAGGCCTTCGCCATGAGCAATCCGCCGGTGGCGAGCTTCGTCGACGGCATCGGCAACGGCGCGGGCTATGGTCTGATCCTGATGGTCGTCGGCGTGATCCGCGAGCTCTTCGGCTCGGGCTCGCTGTTCGGCGTCACCATCCTGCCGACCGTCAACAACGGCGGCTGGTACGTGCCGAACGGCCTGCTGCTGCTGCCGCCCTCGGCCTTCTTCGTCATCGGCCTGCTGATCTGGGCGATCCGCACCTGGAAGCCCGGCCAGGTCGAAGAGCGTGAATACAAGATCCAGAGCGTGGAGGCGCACTGA
- the nqrE gene encoding NADH:ubiquinone reductase (Na(+)-transporting) subunit E translates to MEGLISLAVKAVFVENLALSFFLGMCTFIAVSKKISTAMGLGVSVMIVQAITVPANNLILTYLLAPGALAWAGFPDIDLTFLGLISYIGVIAALVQILEMVLDKYFPPLYNALGVYLPLITVNCAILGGSLFMVERNYDFAESLTYGVSSGFGWALAITAMAGVREKLKYSDIPVGLQGLGITFITAGLMAMAFMSFSGVKL, encoded by the coding sequence ATGGAAGGTCTCATCTCTCTCGCGGTCAAGGCGGTTTTCGTCGAGAACCTTGCCCTGTCCTTCTTCCTGGGGATGTGTACCTTCATCGCCGTGTCGAAGAAGATCTCGACCGCCATGGGTCTTGGCGTCTCGGTGATGATCGTGCAGGCGATCACCGTGCCCGCCAACAACCTGATCCTGACCTACCTGCTGGCGCCCGGCGCGCTGGCATGGGCGGGCTTCCCGGACATCGACCTGACCTTCCTCGGCCTCATCTCCTACATCGGGGTGATCGCCGCGCTGGTGCAGATCCTCGAGATGGTGCTCGATAAGTACTTCCCGCCGCTCTACAACGCGCTCGGCGTCTACCTGCCGCTGATCACGGTGAACTGCGCCATCCTCGGTGGCTCGCTGTTCATGGTGGAACGGAACTACGACTTTGCCGAAAGCCTCACCTACGGCGTGTCGTCCGGCTTCGGCTGGGCGCTGGCGATCACCGCGATGGCCGGTGTGCGCGAGAAGCTGAAGTACTCGGACATTCCCGTCGGTCTTCAGGGTCTTGGCATCACCTTCATCACCGCGGGCCTGATGGCCATGGCCTTCATGTCCTTCAGCGGCGTGAAACTCTGA
- the nqrF gene encoding NADH:ubiquinone reductase (Na(+)-transporting) subunit F, protein METFSLGVILFTLIVIALVTIILMARARLVSTGNVNITINGEKTISVPAGGKLLQTLAGQKLFVPSACGGGGTCAQCRVRVHSGGGSILPTEESHITKREAACGDRLSCQVAVKQDMEIEVPEEVFGVKKWECEVISNENVATFIKALVLKLPEGENVNFRAGGYIQIEAPAHKLSYKEFDVAEEYRGDWDKFNLWQYESTVTEPIERAYSMANYPEERGIIMLNVRVASPPPGSTGIPAGQMSSYIFNLKPGDKVTISGPFGEFFARETKKEMVFIGGGAGMAPMRSHIFDQLKRLENRDRKISFWYGARSKREMFFVEDFDQLAKEFDNFEWHVALSDALPEDEWKGYTGFIHNVLYNEYLKNHPAPEDCEFYMCGPPIMNQSVINMLLELGVDREDIMLDDFGG, encoded by the coding sequence ATGGAAACTTTCAGCCTCGGCGTCATCCTCTTCACCCTGATCGTGATCGCGCTGGTGACCATCATCCTGATGGCGCGCGCACGTCTGGTGTCGACGGGCAACGTCAACATCACCATCAACGGCGAGAAGACTATCTCGGTCCCGGCCGGCGGCAAGCTGCTGCAGACCCTCGCCGGCCAGAAGCTCTTCGTGCCCTCCGCCTGCGGCGGCGGCGGCACCTGCGCGCAGTGCCGGGTGCGGGTCCATTCGGGCGGCGGGTCGATCCTGCCCACCGAAGAGAGCCACATCACCAAGCGCGAGGCCGCCTGCGGCGACCGCCTGTCCTGCCAGGTCGCGGTCAAGCAGGACATGGAGATCGAGGTCCCCGAAGAGGTCTTCGGCGTGAAGAAGTGGGAATGCGAGGTCATTTCCAACGAGAACGTCGCGACCTTCATCAAGGCGCTGGTCCTCAAGCTGCCGGAAGGCGAGAACGTCAACTTCCGCGCCGGTGGCTACATCCAGATCGAGGCCCCCGCGCACAAGCTGTCGTACAAGGAGTTCGACGTCGCCGAGGAATACCGGGGCGACTGGGACAAGTTCAACCTGTGGCAGTACGAGTCGACGGTCACCGAGCCGATCGAACGCGCCTACTCCATGGCGAACTACCCCGAAGAGCGCGGCATCATCATGCTCAACGTCCGCGTGGCCTCGCCGCCCCCGGGCTCGACCGGCATCCCCGCCGGGCAGATGTCCTCGTACATCTTCAACCTCAAGCCCGGTGACAAGGTCACCATCTCCGGCCCGTTCGGCGAGTTCTTCGCCCGCGAGACCAAGAAGGAGATGGTCTTCATCGGCGGCGGCGCGGGCATGGCCCCGATGCGCTCGCACATCTTCGACCAGCTCAAGCGGCTCGAGAACCGCGACCGGAAGATCTCGTTCTGGTACGGCGCACGGTCCAAGCGCGAGATGTTCTTCGTCGAGGACTTCGACCAGCTGGCCAAGGAATTCGACAACTTCGAATGGCACGTCGCCCTCTCGGACGCGCTGCCCGAGGACGAGTGGAAGGGCTACACCGGCTTCATCCACAACGTGCTCTACAACGAGTACCTGAAGAACCACCCGGCGCCCGAGGACTGCGAGTTCTACATGTGCGGCCCGCCCATCATGAACCAGTCGGTGATCAACATGCTGCTGGAACTGGGCGTGGACCGCGAGGACATCATGCTCGACGACTTCGGCGGCTGA
- the cynS gene encoding cyanase, with translation MKDALIPQDLTKDDVAALILAAKKRAGLSWEGIAGAIGMSPVWTHSACVGMNAMPPAKAAALVALLELPEEAGEVLAESPTKVWSQTVPTDPCIYRLYEIVGVYGPTIKALIHEEFGDGIMSAIDFDMEVTRVPHEKGDRVKIEMSGKYLGYNAW, from the coding sequence ATGAAGGACGCACTCATTCCGCAGGATCTGACCAAGGACGATGTCGCGGCGCTGATCCTCGCCGCCAAGAAGCGCGCCGGCCTCAGCTGGGAGGGCATCGCCGGGGCCATCGGCATGTCGCCGGTCTGGACCCATTCCGCCTGCGTGGGCATGAACGCCATGCCCCCCGCCAAGGCCGCCGCGCTGGTGGCACTGCTCGAGCTTCCCGAGGAAGCGGGTGAGGTGCTGGCCGAGAGCCCGACCAAGGTCTGGAGCCAGACCGTGCCCACCGATCCCTGCATCTACCGGCTCTACGAGATCGTCGGCGTCTACGGGCCGACCATCAAGGCGCTGATCCACGAGGAGTTCGGCGACGGCATCATGTCGGCGATCGACTTCGACATGGAGGTGACCCGTGTGCCGCACGAGAAGGGCGACCGGGTGAAGATCGAGATGTCCGGCAAGTACCTCGGCTACAACGCCTGGTGA
- a CDS encoding bifunctional protein-serine/threonine kinase/phosphatase translates to MPRDTALPQTLHLSLGQHARQGMKPQMQDFHGALLPGGTQLALKGAVVALADGISTSPHARTAAEMAVAALVTDYYDTPESWTVQTAAGRVIAATNAWLHGQSRAVAPGDPDRGFVCTLSAMVLKGREAHLFHVGDSRISRLAGDSLEPLTEDHVSGGMLSRAMGVSAELRLDHRRVALQSGDVFLLTTDGVHAHITGRDLRAALDRTPDLDAVAEHLVGLALQRGSRDNLTAQVLRVDALPEPGSAALGAEATVLPVPPLPRPGDEIDGFRILRALHHSPRSHVFLAAAPDGAKVALKIPASEIAESADARRRFLLEDWVARRIDSPHVLRAAPLPGPRSALYGVTEFVEGVTLRQWMTDHPKPSLDEVRGIVTQVADGLRALHRREMIHQDIRPENLLIDGDGTVRIIDFGSVAVAGVEEATPGLLGEMPGTYQYTAPEYLSGDVVSWRSDMFALAVIAYEMLTGVLPYGTQVARVASRRDQMRLAYRSASDETSGVPLWMDEALQRALHPDPLRRPDALSEFLASLRRPSPGWQAAHRRPLAARNPVRFWQATSAILAALCLILAAHLGG, encoded by the coding sequence ATGCCCAGAGACACCGCCCTGCCCCAGACCCTGCACCTGTCGCTCGGCCAGCATGCCCGGCAGGGCATGAAGCCGCAGATGCAGGACTTCCACGGCGCGCTGCTGCCCGGCGGCACGCAGCTGGCGCTGAAGGGCGCGGTGGTGGCGCTGGCGGACGGCATCTCGACCAGCCCGCACGCCCGCACCGCCGCCGAGATGGCCGTCGCCGCGCTGGTCACCGACTATTACGACACGCCCGAGAGCTGGACCGTGCAGACCGCCGCCGGGCGGGTGATCGCGGCGACCAATGCCTGGCTCCACGGGCAGAGCCGCGCCGTGGCGCCGGGCGATCCCGACCGCGGCTTCGTCTGCACCCTCTCGGCGATGGTGCTGAAGGGGCGCGAGGCGCATCTCTTCCACGTCGGAGACAGCCGGATCTCGCGCCTTGCCGGCGACAGCCTCGAGCCGCTGACCGAGGACCACGTGAGCGGCGGGATGCTGTCGCGCGCGATGGGAGTCTCGGCCGAGCTGCGGCTCGACCACCGCCGCGTGGCGCTGCAGTCGGGCGACGTCTTCCTGCTGACCACAGACGGGGTGCACGCCCATATCACCGGGCGCGACCTGCGCGCGGCGCTCGACCGGACGCCCGATCTCGACGCCGTGGCCGAGCATCTCGTCGGCCTTGCCCTCCAGCGCGGCAGCCGCGACAACCTGACAGCGCAGGTGCTGCGCGTCGACGCCCTGCCCGAGCCCGGCAGCGCCGCGCTCGGCGCCGAGGCCACCGTCCTGCCGGTGCCGCCCCTGCCGAGGCCCGGGGACGAGATCGACGGCTTCCGCATCCTGCGCGCGCTGCACCACTCGCCGCGCAGCCATGTCTTCCTTGCCGCCGCACCGGACGGGGCGAAGGTGGCGCTGAAGATCCCCGCCTCCGAGATCGCCGAGAGCGCGGACGCCCGCCGACGCTTCCTGCTCGAGGACTGGGTGGCGCGGCGGATCGACAGCCCGCACGTGCTGCGCGCCGCCCCCCTGCCCGGCCCACGCAGCGCGCTCTACGGCGTCACCGAGTTTGTCGAGGGCGTCACCCTGCGCCAGTGGATGACCGACCACCCGAAGCCCTCGCTGGACGAGGTGCGCGGCATCGTCACGCAAGTGGCGGACGGGCTGCGCGCCCTCCACCGCCGCGAGATGATCCACCAGGACATCCGCCCCGAGAACCTGCTGATCGACGGCGACGGCACGGTGCGGATCATCGACTTCGGCTCGGTCGCCGTGGCCGGGGTGGAGGAGGCGACACCCGGCCTGCTGGGAGAGATGCCCGGCACATACCAGTACACCGCGCCCGAGTACCTGTCGGGCGACGTGGTCAGCTGGCGGTCGGACATGTTCGCGCTGGCGGTGATCGCCTACGAGATGCTGACCGGTGTGCTTCCCTATGGCACGCAGGTGGCCAGAGTGGCCTCGCGTCGCGACCAGATGCGGCTCGCCTACCGCTCGGCCAGTGACGAGACCAGCGGCGTGCCGCTTTGGATGGACGAGGCGCTGCAGCGCGCGCTGCATCCCGACCCGCTGCGCCGCCCTGATGCATTGTCCGAGTTCCTCGCGAGCCTCCGCCGCCCCTCGCCCGGCTGGCAGGCGGCGCACCGCCGCCCGCTGGCGGCCCGCAATCCCGTCCGTTTCTGGCAAGCGACCTCCGCGATCCTCGCCGCGCTCTGCCTGATCCTTGCCGCGCATCTGGGCGGCTGA
- a CDS encoding formate/nitrite transporter family protein, which translates to MSYIAPKEFAAKMVDAGESKIFMSTKDTLIRAYMAGAILALAAAFAITITVNTGNPLVGALLFPVGFCMLYLMGFDLLTGVFTLAPLAVIAKRPGCTWGGVLRNWGLVFTGNFAGALTVAVFMTIIVTMGFTTAPNAVGEKIGHIGEGRTLGYAAAGMGGMLTLFVRAVMCNWMVSTGVVAAMMSTSVSGKIMAMWMPILVFFYLGFEHSIVNMFLFPSGIMMGGQFTWADYFLYNEIPTVIGNLVGGLTFVGGMIYSTHFRESPKRNAGRNDDAVRMPAE; encoded by the coding sequence CCGGCGAATCCAAGATCTTCATGTCCACCAAGGACACGCTCATCCGCGCCTACATGGCCGGGGCAATCCTCGCGCTGGCCGCGGCCTTCGCGATCACCATCACCGTCAACACCGGCAACCCGCTGGTCGGCGCGCTGCTGTTCCCGGTCGGCTTCTGCATGCTCTACCTCATGGGCTTCGACCTGCTGACCGGCGTCTTCACCCTCGCGCCGCTGGCGGTCATCGCCAAGCGCCCGGGATGCACCTGGGGCGGCGTGCTGCGCAACTGGGGCCTGGTGTTCACCGGCAACTTCGCCGGCGCGCTGACCGTCGCGGTGTTCATGACCATCATCGTCACCATGGGCTTCACCACCGCCCCCAACGCGGTCGGCGAGAAGATCGGCCACATCGGTGAAGGCCGGACCCTCGGCTACGCCGCGGCCGGCATGGGCGGCATGCTGACCCTCTTCGTGCGCGCCGTGATGTGCAACTGGATGGTCTCGACCGGCGTCGTCGCCGCGATGATGTCCACCTCGGTCTCGGGCAAGATCATGGCCATGTGGATGCCGATCCTGGTGTTCTTCTACCTCGGCTTCGAGCACTCGATCGTCAACATGTTCCTGTTCCCCTCGGGCATCATGATGGGCGGGCAGTTCACCTGGGCGGACTACTTCCTCTACAACGAGATCCCGACCGTGATCGGCAACCTCGTGGGCGGCCTGACCTTCGTCGGCGGCATGATCTACTCGACCCACTTCCGTGAATCGCCGAAGCGCAACGCGGGCCGCAACGACGACGCGGTGCGCATGCCGGCCGAATAA